In Anaerolineales bacterium, the sequence CGCTGGCCTGCCGTCTTCACGGCCACGGAATTCCTGCACACCACGGGCCCGGCCCTCGACCAGTATCGCCAGAGCGGGCGCGGCGGGATGGGGCACGGGTGTGAGCTAGAGACAAGCTACATGCTTAACCTGCGTCCCGACCTAGTCGACATGAGCCGGGCGACGACCGAGACCGACTTTATCGCCACCCCCAACTACTACATGGACTGGATCGAGGGCGGGCGACTGATCGCCAACCCGCCCTGGTCGGACGATACTCGCAGCGGCATCTACGGCGATGCCAGCCTGGCCACGGCTGAGAAGGGGCGCCTGTGGCTGCAGGCAGCCATCGCCGAGAAGCTGGAGAGCATTGGCGAGGTCAGGCAACAGCATGAGCGGCGCCTCGCCCGTCGTCGCGCACGCGCGCCGAGACGCAATCCCCTTGACCAGCAGTTGACAACGGCAGGCGATGATGCTACATAGGGACTCGCCCTAGACTCCTGGGACCCAGCACGATCAGACAGGCGCCCCCCGGCGCCAGGAGACCTCTTCGATGTCCCCGCTGAACGGCCGGACAGCCTTGCCGCAGGGTCATGGCCGACTGCCTGCCTCCTGAGGAAGGCCGATCCCTGCGCCCAGTCGCGTCGGGGCGCCTGGGAGAATCGGCCGTCCACAGGCCGCGGTGCCGATGGCTACCTGCAGCGCATCGCCCCGCCTGCCCCGTTCCACTTTCGACAGCGAAAGGAGAACTGCAATGAGAGCCAGACAATGGGTACAGCATTTCCCGGTCATGCTTGTCATCGCCCTCTCAGTTTCTGCGTGTGGGGGCCGAGCCGTGCCGACCTCCGCCCCAGCCGGCACCGGCGAAGAGGAGGCCCCTGTCGTCTTGCGCGTCGGCCTGCCCGGTTTCCCGGATTCTCAGAATCCCGGCAACGCCTGGTTGACCGAGGCGACCGACCTGGTCGAACTGGTCTACAGCTCGCTGGTGAAGATGGATTTCGCCGGCAACTACTATCCCGACCTGGCCCAGAGCTGGTCTGTCTCCGACGATGGTCTGGCCTGGACCTTCGTGCTTGAGCCGGAGGCCGTGTGGTCGGACGGCACACCGGTCACGGCCGAGGATGTCGCCTTCACCCTGCTGGCGTACAAGGAATGGGCCGATTTCGGCTACATGAGCGGCTACACCAAGCACATGGCCGATGTCCAGGCAACCGACGAGCACACCGTAGCGATCACGCTGGATACGCCGGTGCCCAACTTCGAAAGCCAGGTGATGTACACCTACATCCTGCCCAAGCACATCTGGGAGCCCTTCGCTGGCGACCTGGATGCGGCAGTCGCGTTTGAGAACGCCGAGATGGTGGGATCCGGTCCCTTCCGCCTGAAGGAATTCCAGCAGGGCGAGCACTACCGCCTGAGCGCCAACCCCGACTACTACAACGGCCGCCCTGCTATCGATGAGGTCATCTTCCAGGCCTACGCCAACGAGGACGCCCTCGTCCAGGCGTTGCGCGCCGGCGAACTAGATATGATCACCGAGATCCCTCCCACCGTGGTGGGCTCCCTTCGAGGGGACCCCGACATCACCGTGGGTACCGGAACCAGCCGTGGGTTGCGGGACTACATCTTCAATTTGAGCTCACCCGAGATCTGCCCCGTCGACGACGGAGGCGTGTGCTCGGGGCATCCTGCCCTGCGCGATCAAGTGGTCCGCCAGGCCATGGCCCATGCCGTCGATAAGCAGCAGATCGTGGACGTTGCCGAGCTTGGCCTGGCGACGCCGGGGCTGGGGCTCGTGCCGGCGGCGCTGGGGAAGTTTTACGCCAGTGACCTGCAGGACTACGCCTTCGACATCCCGCTGGCCAACAAGATGCTCGACGAGGCCGGCTACCTCGATAGCGATGGGGATGGTATCCGCGAGTGCCCGGCCGGCATGGATTGCGGCGGCCGCCAGCTTGACATCGTGATGCAGATTCCGTCGGACATCACCAGCGGCCCGCGCGAGGCTGAACTGCTCAGCACGTGGTGGGGAGATATCGGGATCAGGATGACGCCGCAGATCCTCGAGCCGGACACCGTAACCGCCAACTGCTGCCCGACCTTCGATTTCGACATGCTCATGTGGGGCTGGACCAGCGACCCCGACCCGACGTTCATCATGAGCATTCTGAACTCGGAGGAGATACCGACGGGCATGTCGGAAACGGCCTACACCAACCCCGAGTACGACCGCCTGTTCGCCGCCCAGGCCGTGGAAATGGATGAGCCCACTCGCCTGTCGATGGTGCACGAGATGCAGCGCTTGATGCTGGAAGACCTGCCCTACATCATCCCCTACTACCAGGCCGAGGTGCAGGCATTCCGCAACGATCGCTTCACTGGATGGCCGCTCCCCGCCGAGGGCAGCAATCAGATCCTCTACCTGCAAGACCCGCTCTCTCTGCGGGTCGTCGAGCCCGTCAACTAGCACGGCTCCAGGCGATGGTGCAGGGGCGGCCTCAGGCCGCCCCTGCTGGTACGAGGCGCGATGCAACGCCGCGACTATCTGCTCAAGAAGCTAGGCTGGTCCCTCCTGACGATCGGCTTCGTGCTGGTCCTCAACTTCTTCCTGTTCCGCATTCTCCCAGGGGATCCAACGTCCTCGATCGCCAAGGACCCTCGGCTCACGCCGGAAACCCGGGCGGCGCTGGCAGAGCGCTTCGGGCTGGACAAGGCGATCTTCCTCGACTTGGGGGGAGGCAATCCATTCGACTCGCAGTTCTTCGCCTACATCGGACGCCTGGCCCAGGGAGACTTGGGGACCTCGTTCAACTTCAACCGGCCGGTGGCGGTGCTGTTGGGCGAGCGGCTGTTCAACACCGTACTGCTGGTCCTGAGCGGCCAGATCCTGGCGATCGTCCTTGGCGTCGGCCTCGGCTTGCTGGCGGCGTGGAAGAACAAGACGGCCTTCGACGCCGGCGCCATCACCTTCTCGCTGGCGGCGTGGTCCCTCCCGACCTTCTGGCTGGGCATCCTGCTGCTGATCATCGGCAGCGCCGTCTTCGGACTTCCGACCGCTGGCAAGCAGACGGTTGGAGTCGACTACGCCTCCTGGTGGGAGCAGGCCGTGGACGTCGCCAGGCACTTGATCCTGCCCACGCTGACCTTCACGATTGTCCTGCTCGGTGAGTACATGCTGATCATGCGCAGTTCCGTGTTGGAGATCCTCTCCGAGGACTACATCCTGACGGCCAAGGCCAAAGGCATGAGCCACACGCAGATCCTGCGCCACCACGCTATGCAGAACGCCATGCTGCCCATCGTGACCCTGATCGCCCTCAACTTGGGATTCACCGTGGCGGGCGCCATCCAGGTGGAGACCGTGTTCTCTTGGCCCGGCATCGGGAGCATGATCTACGATGCGGTTCGCCGGCAGGATTATCCGGTGCTCCAGGGCGCGTTTCTGCTGATCGCGGTCAGCGTGGTTCTCGCCAACCTGGCGGCGGACCTGGTGTATGGCTACCTGGACCCACGGGTGAAGGCACCATGACGGTGGCCCGCGCAGCCAGCAGACATCCGAATCCCGCCAGGGCCAGTTGCGCCCACCGGAAGGTCGTCGCAGAAGGCCCTGGCCAGGTTGCCCAGAAGCCCAGCAGGATGCCTCTGCGTGAACGACGGTCACCCACTTCGAGCCGGGCGCAGAGGCTTTCCCGCGCCGCGACGGAGCGAACAGGGTGAAGCATCATCTGCGACGCTGGGGCCAGAGCCTGATAGCCGGCTGGGAGCTGCTGGCTCAGAACCGGATGGGCCTGGTTGGGGTGGCGCTGCTTGCGGCTGTGATCGGCATGGCCGTCTTTGCTCCGTGGATCGCGCCCTACGACCCCAACGAGACCACCCGGGTCTCGATCGAGGACATCTACGCCGAGCCCAGTCCCGAGCACATCATGGGAACCGACGACGGAGGCAAAGATGTCTTCAGCTCCTTCGTCTACGGCTCCAGGGTCTCGCTGGTGGTGGGCTTCACGGCGGCGGCGATTTCGATGATCATCGGCGGAACGATCGGGCTGACCGCCGGCTTTCTTGGAGGCCGCATCGGCAACTTCCTGATGCGACTGACCGACATCTTCCTGGTGATCCCCGACCTGCCGCTGATGATTGTGATCGTGGCGATCCTCGGCCCGAGCCTGTGGAACATCATCCTGGTCATCGGGTTCTTGGGGTGGACGGGAACAGCGCGCATCGTGCGCGCCCAATCCCTGAGCGTGAAGGAACGCCAGTTCGTCACGCGGGCGCGCGCCATCGGCGCCGGCAACTTCTACATCCTGCGGCGACACATCTTCCCGCTGGTCCTGCCGCTGATGGTGACCAACACCGTCCTGGTCATCTCTCTCTCGATCCTCGATGAGTCGACCCTGAGCTTCCTGGGGCTGGGCGATCCAACGACGCTCAGCTGGGGAGGGATGATCAACTACGCCTTCACGCGGGGGGCGATCAGCGCCGGGGCCTGGTGGGCGATTGTGGCGCCTGGGTTAGGCATCGTATGGGTGGTCCTGGCCTGCACCCTGGTGGGCAACGCTCTGGAGGAGGTCTTCAATCCGCGATTGAAGACCCATCATCTGCAGGGAGAAGGCAAGATGATCCCGCGGCGTGGGCTGGCCGAACCCCTGGTGACGGATGATCATGCTGTCTCCTGAACCCCCGCTGCTCGAAGTTCGGCGGCTCTCGACCAACTTCGAAACCGATGAGGGAACGTTCAAGGCCGTCGAGAACCTCAGCTTCGAGCTGCGCACCGGGGAGTCGTTGGGATTGGTCGGCGAGAGCGGCTGTGGCAAGACCACAGCCATGCTCAGCCTGCTGCGCCTTCTCCCGGCGGCGGGGAGGATCGTTTCCGGTGAGATCCGTCTCGCTGGCCAGGACCTGCTGGACCTGGACGAAGCCCAGATGCGTCAGGTCCGCTGGCGCCAGATTTCGATGGTGTTCCAGGGCGCAATGAATGCCTTCAATCCTGTGCGGACAATCGGCCACCAGATTGGCGAATGCTTGGTGCTGCACGGGATGGCGCCGAACCTGGATGCGGCACGCCCGCGGGTGATCGAGCTGCTGGAAATGGTGGGCATCCCGGGCGGCCGGGAGACCCTCTTTCCCCATCAATGTTCCGGCGGTATGCGCCAGCGGGCGATGATCGCCATGGCTCTCGCCTGCGGCCCGCAAATGGTCATCGCCGACGAGCCCACCACCGCCCTGGATGTGATGATCCAGGCCC encodes:
- a CDS encoding ABC transporter ATP-binding protein, with the protein product MLSPEPPLLEVRRLSTNFETDEGTFKAVENLSFELRTGESLGLVGESGCGKTTAMLSLLRLLPAAGRIVSGEIRLAGQDLLDLDEAQMRQVRWRQISMVFQGAMNAFNPVRTIGHQIGECLVLHGMAPNLDAARPRVIELLEMVGIPGGRETLFPHQCSGGMRQRAMIAMALACGPQMVIADEPTTALDVMIQAQILELLEGLQSDLGLSIIFVTHDLSIVAEVCHRVLVMYGGVLAEYCDVDAIFNSPRHPYTRRLLAAFPDLSRPEGRLVSIPGYPPRLNDLPPGCRFGARCPSAFERCFVEQPSPRLLEVGHWISCHLDQGEVA
- a CDS encoding ABC transporter substrate-binding protein, whose amino-acid sequence is MRARQWVQHFPVMLVIALSVSACGGRAVPTSAPAGTGEEEAPVVLRVGLPGFPDSQNPGNAWLTEATDLVELVYSSLVKMDFAGNYYPDLAQSWSVSDDGLAWTFVLEPEAVWSDGTPVTAEDVAFTLLAYKEWADFGYMSGYTKHMADVQATDEHTVAITLDTPVPNFESQVMYTYILPKHIWEPFAGDLDAAVAFENAEMVGSGPFRLKEFQQGEHYRLSANPDYYNGRPAIDEVIFQAYANEDALVQALRAGELDMITEIPPTVVGSLRGDPDITVGTGTSRGLRDYIFNLSSPEICPVDDGGVCSGHPALRDQVVRQAMAHAVDKQQIVDVAELGLATPGLGLVPAALGKFYASDLQDYAFDIPLANKMLDEAGYLDSDGDGIRECPAGMDCGGRQLDIVMQIPSDITSGPREAELLSTWWGDIGIRMTPQILEPDTVTANCCPTFDFDMLMWGWTSDPDPTFIMSILNSEEIPTGMSETAYTNPEYDRLFAAQAVEMDEPTRLSMVHEMQRLMLEDLPYIIPYYQAEVQAFRNDRFTGWPLPAEGSNQILYLQDPLSLRVVEPVN
- a CDS encoding creatininase family protein, with translation RWPAVFTATEFLHTTGPALDQYRQSGRGGMGHGCELETSYMLNLRPDLVDMSRATTETDFIATPNYYMDWIEGGRLIANPPWSDDTRSGIYGDASLATAEKGRLWLQAAIAEKLESIGEVRQQHERRLARRRARAPRRNPLDQQLTTAGDDAT
- a CDS encoding ABC transporter permease — translated: MQRRDYLLKKLGWSLLTIGFVLVLNFFLFRILPGDPTSSIAKDPRLTPETRAALAERFGLDKAIFLDLGGGNPFDSQFFAYIGRLAQGDLGTSFNFNRPVAVLLGERLFNTVLLVLSGQILAIVLGVGLGLLAAWKNKTAFDAGAITFSLAAWSLPTFWLGILLLIIGSAVFGLPTAGKQTVGVDYASWWEQAVDVARHLILPTLTFTIVLLGEYMLIMRSSVLEILSEDYILTAKAKGMSHTQILRHHAMQNAMLPIVTLIALNLGFTVAGAIQVETVFSWPGIGSMIYDAVRRQDYPVLQGAFLLIAVSVVLANLAADLVYGYLDPRVKAP
- a CDS encoding ABC transporter permease, translated to MKHHLRRWGQSLIAGWELLAQNRMGLVGVALLAAVIGMAVFAPWIAPYDPNETTRVSIEDIYAEPSPEHIMGTDDGGKDVFSSFVYGSRVSLVVGFTAAAISMIIGGTIGLTAGFLGGRIGNFLMRLTDIFLVIPDLPLMIVIVAILGPSLWNIILVIGFLGWTGTARIVRAQSLSVKERQFVTRARAIGAGNFYILRRHIFPLVLPLMVTNTVLVISLSILDESTLSFLGLGDPTTLSWGGMINYAFTRGAISAGAWWAIVAPGLGIVWVVLACTLVGNALEEVFNPRLKTHHLQGEGKMIPRRGLAEPLVTDDHAVS